In Zingiber officinale cultivar Zhangliang chromosome 11B, Zo_v1.1, whole genome shotgun sequence, a single window of DNA contains:
- the LOC122033678 gene encoding ATP synthase subunit alpha, chloroplastic-like: MVSLRADKISNIIHERIEQYTREVKIVNTGTVLQVGDGIARIHGLDEVMAGELVEFEEGTIGIALNLESNNVGVVLMGDGLMIQEGSSVKATGRIAQIPVSEGYLGRVINALAKPIDGRGEISASESRLIESPAPGIISRRSVYEPLQTGLIAIDSMIPIGRGQRELIIGDRQTGKTAVATDTILNQKGQNVICVYVAIGQKASSVAQVVTTFQERGAMEYTIVVAETADSPATLQYLAPYTGAALAEYFMYRERHTLIIYDDLSKQAQAYRQMSLLLRRPPGREAYPGDVFYLHSRLLERAAKSSSSLGEGSMTALPIVETQSGDVSAYIPTNVISITDGQIFLSADLFNAGIRPAINVGISVSRVGSAAQIKAMKQVAGKLKLELAQFVELEAFAQFASDLDKTTQNQLARGQRLRELLKQSQSDPLAVEEQIATIYTGANGYLDSIELGQVKKFLGQLRNYLKKNKPQFKEIISSTKTFTEEAESLLKEVIQQQIELFLLQEQT, encoded by the coding sequence ATGGTAAGTCTTCGAGCCGACAAAATTAGTAATATTATCCATGAACGTATTGAACAATATACTAGAGAAGTAAAGATTGTGAATACCGGTACCGTACTTCAAGTAGGCGACGGAATTGCTCGTATTCATGGTCTTGATGAAGTAATGGCAGGTGAATTAGTAGAGTTTGAAGAGGGTACAATAGGCATTGCTCTGAATTTGGAATCAAATAATGTTGGCGTTGTATTAATGGGTGATGGTTTGATGATACAAGAGGGAAGTTCTGTAAAAGCAACAGGACGAATTGCTCAGATACCCGTGAGTGAGGGTTACTTGGGTCGTGTTATAAATGCTCTGGCTAAACCTATTGATGGGAGAGGTGAAATTTCAGCTTCTGAATCTCGGTTAATTGAATCTCCTGCCCCAGGTATTATTTCGAGACGTTCTGTATATGAGCCTCTTCAAACGGGGCTTATTGCTATTGATTCTATGATCCCTATAGGACGCGGTCAGCGAGAATTAATTATTGGGGACAGACAGACCGGCAAAACAGCAGTAGCCACAGATACAATTCTCAATCAAAAAGGCCAAAATGTAATATGTGTTTATGTAGCTATTGGTCAAAAAGCATCTTCTGTGGCTCAGGTAGTGACTACTTTCCAGGAAAGAGGGGCGATGGAATACACTATTGTGGTAGCCGAAACGGCGGATTCACCTGCTACATTACAGTACCTCGCTCCTTATACGGGAGCGGCTCTGGCTGAATATTTTATGTATCGTGAACGACATACTTTAATAATTTATGATGATCTCTCCAAACAGGCACAAGCTTATCGCCAAATGTCTCTTCTATTAAGAAGACCTCCCGGTCGTGAAGCTTATCCAGGAGATGTTTTTTATTTGCATTCACGACTTTTGGAAAGAGCCGCTAAATCAAGTTCTAGTCTAGGTGAAGGAAGTATGACTGCTTTACCGATAGTTGAGACTCAATCTGGAGACGTTTCAGCTTATATTCCTACTAATGTAATTTCCATTACAGATGGACAAATATTCTTATCCGCCGATCTATTCAATGCCGGAATCCGACCTGCTATTAATGTCGGTATTTCTGTTTCCAGAGTAGGATCCGCAGCTCAAATTAAAGCCATGAAACAAGTAGCCGGCAAATTAAAATTGGAACTAGCGCAATTTGTGGAGTTAGAAGCCTTTGCACAATTTGCTTCTGATCTCGATAAAACTACTCAGAATCAATTGGCAAGAGGTCAACGATTACGCGAGTTGCTTAAACAATCCCAATCAGACCCTCTCGCGGTGGAAGAACAGATAGCTACTATTTATACCGGAGCGAATGGATATCTAGATTCGATAGAACTTGGACAGGTAAAGAAATTTCTCGGTCAGTTACGCAACTACTTAAAAAAGAATAAACCTCAATTTAAAGAAATTATATCTTCTACCAAGACATTCACCGAGGAAGCGGAATCACTTTTGAAGGAAGTTATTCAGCAACAGATCGAACTGTTTTTACTTCAAGAACAAACATAA
- the LOC122035051 gene encoding ATP synthase subunit a, chloroplastic — translation MNVIPCSIKTLKGLYDISGVEVGQHLYWQIGGLQIHAQVLITSWVVIAILLGSVIIAVRNPQTIPTNGQNFFEYILEFIRDLSKTQIGEEYGPWVPFIGTMFLFIFVSNWSGALLPWKIIQLPHGELAAPTNDINTTVALALLTSVAYFYAGLSKKGLGYFGKYIQPTPILLPINILEDFTKPLSLSFRLFGNILADELVVVVLVSLVPSVVPIPVMFLGLFTSGIQALIFATLAAAYIGESMEGHH, via the coding sequence ATGAATGTTATACCATGTTCCATTAAAACACTCAAAGGGTTATACGATATATCGGGTGTAGAGGTAGGCCAACATTTATATTGGCAAATAGGAGGTTTACAAATCCATGCCCAAGTACTTATCACTTCTTGGGTAGTAATTGCTATCTTATTAGGTTCAGTCATTATAGCTGTTCGGAATCCACAAACCATTCCGACCAACGGTCAGAATTTCTTTGAATATATCCTTGAATTTATTCGAGACTTAAGCAAAACCCAGATTGGAGAAGAATATGGCCCTTGGGTTCCCTTTATTGGAACTATGTTcctctttatttttgtttctaaCTGGTCAGGTGCTCTTTTACCTTGGAAAATTATACAGTTACCTCATGGAGAATTAGCTGCACCCACGAATGATATAAATACTACTGTTGCTTTAGCTTTACTCACGTCCGTCGCATATTTTTATGCGGGTCTTAGCAAAAAAGGATTGGGTTATTTTGGGAAATACATTCAACCAACCCCCATCCTTTTACCAATTAACATCCTAGAAGATTTCACAAAACCTTTATCTCTTAGTTTTCGACTTTTCGGAAATATATTAGCCGATGAATTAGTAGTTGTTGTTCTTGTTTCTTTAGTCCCTTCAGTAGTTCCTATACCTGTCATGTTTCTTGGATTATTTACAAGTGGTATTCAAGCTCTTATTTTTGCAACCTTAGCCGCGGCTTATATAGGTGAATCCATGGAAGGTCATCATTAA
- the LOC122035052 gene encoding 30S ribosomal protein S2, chloroplastic-like, with the protein MIRRYWNINLEEMMEAGVHFGHGTKKWNPRMAPYISAKRKGIHITNLTGTARFLSEASDLVFDAASKGRTFLIVGTKNKAADSVASAAIRARCHYVNKKWLGGMLTNWSTTETRLQKIRDLRAEQKMGKLNRLPKRDAAILKRKLFTLQTYLGGIKYMTRLPDIVIIVDQQEEYTALRECVILGIPTICLIDTNCDPDLADISIPSNDDAIASIRLVLNKLVSAICEGRSSYIRNP; encoded by the coding sequence ATGATAAGAAGATATTGGAACATTAATTTAGAAGAGATGATGGAGGCCGGAGTTCATTTTGGTCATGGTACTAAGAAATGGAATCCTAGAATGGCCCCTTACATCTCTGCAAAGCGTAAAGGTATTCATATTACAAATCTCACTGGAACTGCTCGTTTTTTATCAGAAGCCTCTGATTTAGTTTTTGATGCGGCAAGTAAGGGAAGAACCTTCTTAATTGTTGGTACCAAAAATAAAGCAGCAGATTCAGTAGCATCGGCTGCAATAAGAGCCCGGTGTCATTATGTTAATAAAAAATGGCTTGGTGGTATGTTAACAAATTGGTCTACTACGGAAACGAGACTTCAAAAGATCAGGGATTTAAGAGCAGAACAAAAGATGGGTAAACTCAACCGTCTTCCCAAAAGAGATGCGGCAATattgaagagaaaattatttaccTTGCAAACATATCTCGGCGGTATCAAATATATGACGAGGTTGCCTGATATTGTGATCATCGTTGATCAGCAAGAAGAATATACGGCTCTTCGAGAGTGTGTAATTTTGGGTATTCCGACGATTTGTTTAATCGATACAAATTGTGACCCGGATCTCGCAGATATTTCGATTCCATCCAACGATGATGCTATAGCTTCAATCCGATTGGTTCTTAACAAATTAGTATCCGCAATTTGTGAGGGCCGCTCTAGCTATATAAGAAATCCTTGA